From Camelus bactrianus isolate YW-2024 breed Bactrian camel chromosome 16, ASM4877302v1, whole genome shotgun sequence, the proteins below share one genomic window:
- the NLRP1 gene encoding NACHT, LRR and PYD domains-containing protein 1 isoform X9: MNSPKAPPHTQPAVMAGEAQRQLAWYLEEMKKEELKEFQLRLSDQKPCGHPPGEALTQPENAGGVEVASRLVAQYGEQQAWDLALRTWEQMGLSRLCAQARLEAALMSAQSPSFLYSPSAPNLQSPSWPTSTEVLKFCNSEPLVPLHDSEKRDLRHLPSGTSGSIRKDLLNSLDYESPSKGLPNAPVSTAVLSGWEPPILPSPEPRKQETPGTVWPLAETPETSGNSCTGIRERYQNQRRERPCPTQSWKNEDLHPKFMQLLLLHRSHLRGHEPLVRGSWHHGVIEERGHLIEVRDLFGPDPGTRDKPHTVILYGDAGIGKSTLARQVRRAWEEGQLYRDHFQHVFYFSCRELAQSKVMSLAELLTKDWAGPVAPIGQILSEPEQLLFILNDLDEPNWILEEQRAELCLHWSQRQPVHTLLGSLLEKTVLPEASLLITARTTALQKFIPSLKQPRWVEVLGFSESSRKEYFYKYFTDESQAVRAFSLVASNQALLTMCLVPSVSWLVCTCLQWQMESGEELSLTSQTTTALYLCYLSQALPDQPLGPQLRGLCSLAAEGTWQGKTLFSPGDLRKHGLDGAIISTLLKMRVLQKHPTSLNYSFMHLCFQEFFAAVSCALGDEEEKGKYPNSPGSVEKLPEVYGRRDLFGAPIVRFLFGLLSEPGVRAMESVFSCTLPPERKGDLLSWAKSEVQRERSSLQPDSLQLLHCLYEIQDEQFLMQAMAHFQGSRMCVQTGVELLVFTFCIKFCCHVKRLQLNEGGQRGQAGRPPGVVLLSWVPVTDVCWQALFSVLQVTGGLKELDLSGNLLRHSAVQGLCEALRCPSCHLETLRLANCGLTAEGCKDLASGLSASQTLTELELSFNMLLDAGAAHLCQRLGQPGCGLRRLLLVSCSLTSGCCQDLASMLSAGPSLTELDLQQNDLDDLGVRLLCEGLRHPTCRLTLLWLDQTQLSEEVTEMLRALKEEKPQLLISRRRLKILGSGVILETWVPVLCMCSAVSIRLISQSIQGGKTIVSRKPSLLIPNEGPGGGEMGVNTSSLKRQRQESEGSSPQVAQVGPFCLSAPAPPGDLHTASLGTEDDFWGPTGPVATEMVDKERSLYRVHFPMAGFYHWPSTGLRFVVRGPVTVEIEFCAWDQFLNRTVPPHGWMVAGPLFDIKAEPGAVAALYLPHFVALQETMRGGWPCGLIPWPCRPCPSC; the protein is encoded by the exons atgaACAGCCCCAAGGCCCCCCCACACACCCAGCCGGCAGTAATGGCCGGTGAAGCCCAGAGGCAACTGGCCTGGTACTTGGAGGAAATGAAGAAGGAGGAGCTGAAGGAGTTCCAGCTTCGGCTGTCTGATCAGAAGCCCTGCGGGCACCCTCCTGGAGAAGCCCTGACTCAGCCAGAGAATGCGGGTGGTGTGGAGGTGGCCTCTCGCCTGGTGGCTCAGTACGGGGAGCAGCAGGCCTGGGACCTGGCTCTCCGCACCTGGGAGCAGATGGGTCTGAGCAGGCTGTGTGCCCAGGCCCGCCTAGAGGCAGCCTTGATGTCAG CCCAGTCTCCCTCGTTTCTCTACTCCCCGAGTGCACCCAACCTGCAGTCTCCCAGCTGGCCCACCTCCACTGAGGTGCTGAAGTTCTGCAACTCAGAGCCCCTGGTGCCCCTCCACGACTCAGAGAAAAGGGATTTGAGACACCTACCATCTGGCACATCTGGGTCCATCCGGAAAG ATCTTCTAAACTCCCTAGACTATGAGTCACCAAGTAAGGGATTACCCAATGCCCCCGTATCGACAGCAGTGCTGAGTGGCTGGGAACCCCCAATTctgcccagcccagagcccagaaaGCAGGAGACTCCTGGGACTGTGTGGCCATTGGCTGAAACACCTGAAACATCTGGAAACAGCTGCACAG GAATCAGAGAGAGATACCAGAACCAAAGGAGAGAGAGGCCCTGCCCTACACAGTCGTGGAAAAATGAAGATTTGCACCCAAAATTCATGCAGTTGCTACTTCTACACAGATCTCACCTCAGGGGCCATGAGCCCCTGGTCAGGGGAAGCTGGCATCACGGGGTGATAGAGGAGCGAGGACATTTGATTGAGGTCAGAGACCTATTTGGCCCAGACCCGGGCACCCGAGACAAGCCTCACACAGTCATACTGTATGGGGATGCTGGAATCGGGAAGTCAACCCTGGCCAGGCAGGTGAGAAGAGCCTGGGAGGAGGGCCAGCTGTACAGGGACCACTTCCAGCATGTCTTCTACTTCAGCTGCAGAGAGCTGGCCCAGTCCAAGGTGATGAGTCTTGCTGAACTCCTCACAAAAGACTGGGCGGGCCCCGTGGCTCCCATTGGACAGATCCTATCTGAGCCGGAGCAGCTGCTCTTCATCCTCAATGATTTAGATGAACCGAACTGGATCTTGGAGGAGCAGAGGGCTGAGCTCTGTCTGCACTGGAGCCAGCGGCAGCCAGTGCACACACTACTGGGCAGTTTGCTGGAGAAGACCGTACTTCCCGAGGCATCCTTGCTGATCACAGCTCGGACCACAGCTCTGCAGAAGTTCATCCCTTCTTTGAAGCAGCCACGCTGGGTGGAGGTCCTGGGGTTCTCTGAGTCTTCTAGGAAGGaatatttctacaaatatttcACAGACGAAAGCCAAGCAGTTAGAGCCTTTAGCTTGGTTGCATCAAACCAAGCCCTGTTGACCATGTGCCTCGTGCCCTCAGTGTCCTGGCTGGTCTGCACTTGCCTGCAGTGGCAGATGGAGTCGGGGGAAGAACTCTCACTGACATCACAGACGACCACAGCCCTCTATCTGTGCTACCTTTCCCAGGCTCTCCCAGATCAGCCCCTTGGACCTCAGCTACGGGGCCTCTGCTCTCTAGCCGCTGAGGGGACTTGGCAAGGGAAGACCCTGTTCAGTCCAGGAGACCTCAGGAAGCACGGGTTAGATGGGGCCATCATCTCCACTCTCTTAAAGATGCGTGTTCTTCAAAAGCACCCCACCTCTCTGAACTACAGCTTCATGCACCTGTGTTTCCAGGAGTTCTTTGCAGCAGTGTCCTGTGCACTgggggatgaggaggagaaaggtAAATATCCTAACAGCCCTGGCAGCGTGGAAAAGTTACCAGAAGTGTATGGGAGACGTGACCTGTTTGGGGCACCGATCGTGCGTTTCCTGTTTGGCCTCCTGAGTGAGCCGGGGGTGAGGGCGATGGAGAGCGTCTTCAGCTGCACGCTGCCTCCGGAGAGGAAGGGGGACTTGCTCTCGTGGGCCAAGTCGGAAGTTCAGCGGGAGCGTTCCTCCCTGCAGCCGGACTCTCTGCAGTTGCTTCATTGTCTGTACGAGATTCAGGACGAGCAGTTCCTGATGCAAGCGATGGCCCACTTCCAAGGATCGAGGATGTGTGTCCAAACCGGCGTGGAGCTCCTGGTGTTCACTTTCTGCATTAAGTTCTGCTGCCACGTGAAGAGGCTTCAGCTGAATGAGGGCGGGCAGCGTGGACAAGCGGGGAGGCCCCCCGGAGTGGTGCT gtTGAGCTGGGTCCCGGTCACAGATGTCTGCTGGCAGGCTCTCTTCTCCGTTCTCCAGGTCACTGGAGGCCTGAAGGAGCTGGACCTGAGCGGGAACCTCTTGCGCCACTCTGCAGTGCAGGGTCTTTGTGAGGCCCTGAGATGCCCTAGCTGCCACCTAGAGACGCTGCG GTTGGCCAACTGCGGCCTCACAGCTGAAGGCTGCAAGGACCTTGCCTCTGGGCTGAGCGCCAGCCAGACCCTGACAGAGCTGGAACTGAGCTTCAACATGCTGCTGGACGCTGGGGCTGCGCACCTGTGCCAGCGCCTGGGACAGCCAGGCtgcgggctgcggcggctgcT GCTGGTCAGCTGCAGCCTCACGTCCGGCTGCTGCCAGGACCTGGCCTCCATGCTCAGTGCCGGCCCCAGCCTGACAGAGCTGGACTTGCAGCAGAACGACCTGGACGACCTTGGCGTGAGGCTGCTCTGTGAGGGGCTCAGGCACCCTACCTGCCGACTCACACTCCTGTG GCTGGACCAGACCCAGCTGAGTGAGGAGGTGACAGAGATGCTGAGGGCCCTGAAGGAGGAGAAGCCTCAGCTGCTCATCTCCAGGAGACG ACTGAAGATTCTTGGTTCTGGTGTCATCTTGGAGACGTGGGTTCCCGTCTTGTGCATGTGCAGTGCTGTCTCCATAAGATTAATCAGTCAATCAATTCAAGGAGGCAAAACCATTGTAAGCCG GAAGCCAAGTCTGCTGATCCCTAATGAGGGCCCAGGTGGCGGAGAGATGGGTGTAAACACGTCCTCACTCAAGCGGCAGAGACAAGAATCAG AGGGAAGCTCCCCTCAGGTAGCACAGGTGGGACCCTTCTGTCTGTCTGCTCCTGCCCCTCCGGGGGACCTGCACACGGCGTCTCTGGGGACTGAAGATGACTTCTGGGGCCCCACAGGGCCCGTGGCTACCGAGATGGTTGACAAAGAGAGGAGCCTGTACCG AGTCCACTTCCCCATGGCCGGCTTCTACCACTGGCCCAGCACGGGTCTCCGCTTCGTGGTGAGAGGGCCAGTGACCGTTGAAATTGAATTCTGTGCCTGGGACCAGTTCCTGAACAGAACTGTCCCACCACACGGCTGGATGGTTGCAGGGCCTCTGTTTGACATCAAGGCTGAGCCAGGAGCCGTGGCAGCTCTGTACCTCCCTCACTTTGTGGCCCTCCAAG AGACAATGAGAGGGGGTTGGCCCTGTGGCCTGATCCCATGGCCCTGCCGGCCCTGCCCTTCCTGCTGA